Below is a window of Vanacampus margaritifer isolate UIUO_Vmar chromosome 11, RoL_Vmar_1.0, whole genome shotgun sequence DNA.
TACACACATTTGGACGCCACACACTTGGGAAATCTTTTAATCCACAAAACTCAAAGCAGATAAAATGGCGTCCATTTTGCTTATTGGAACAGTTAATAAATAAGCACACCCCATTCATCAATTAACACaatcttatatatatatgttgtattTTTCAGAGGAaaaaactcacttttttttttttatagttttgtttatatatatatatatataaaaaaaagaagtaatttttcaaagaaattctgtttttaaagttgtctttttgctgagggattttttttaaattttattttaagttttaaaaaaaaaaaatgccaaaaagagtcacatttttctgaaaaaaaaagggttttcgGACAAGTTGTGTGTTTCAAGGAAAAAGTTGAATATAACCCTGCAACAATGTTCAGAGAacctgtttctgtttttttaaagacacatttacaaaaacagaagaagaaaaaaagttgtaattttcctAGCAAAAAGTCTTGTCACtatattgttattgttagtGTCAAAGGTGGCATCCATGCACAAAAGTTCCCATCTGCTCCACCGCCCAGGTGCAGTACTTACATGTATCTTAAGCGGGTGAGCCAGTGTGTTAGCTCCGGACCCCCTCGCGCCCCCTCTACCTCAAATAATCCCTCTCACTGCCATAGTCGGTTAAGGAGCCCGCCACGTCGGTAAAGTCCTCCAGGACCAGGCTGGTGGAGTCCTCACCAGAGGGCAGCTCCGGGTCGGACGGCCACGGCCTTCCGACGGGGGTCTCATCCCGGCGTCCCCGGTCGGGGTCGGACTCCCGGCGAGAGGGCCCGTCGGCCCGTTCGGGGGGGTCTCCCTCGCTGCTTTGCGACGAGGGGGCCAGGACGTGGTAGAGGCTGGGCAGGCGGATGTCCAGCAGGACGCCGCTCTTGATGTAAAGCTTGTTGTTGAGGTTGTACAGCTTCTCGGCAATGTCGTAGCCGAGCATGACGGCGAAAAGGCGGCACACGTATCGCTCTTTAGACATGAGGGAGAACAGGCGACGGCGGCGCCAAGACACAAAGCGACAATCTTCTTCCACCGTCAACGTAACCTGGGAGGCAAACAAACGCCTTTAGAAAATGTAAAGctcttctacattttgaaatgtgggCATGTCCCTGTTTCTGTCTCAATCAGGGACGTAGCCAGAAAACGGTGCTACCTGAAACTGTCCATCCTCGTTGGGCCTCAGCGACTCCCACTCGGGCGAGTCGAGGAACTGGTGTTGGTGGATGTAGTGCAGGAACTGGCCCTCCAGAGATACGTTGATCCTGACGTCAAGAGTGACAAGGTTAAAAAGGGAACGTGAGATTAGAGAGCTGAAGGTCACCCATTAAGCCCAAAGATTTGCATAACGATCTCCACGGGGGACGAAGAAATACTGTCCGGCGCAGTGAATATTTGCTGCGTCAAGCTCCGTTTGTTCGTTTGCCAGAGACGATGCATAAAGTCATCAGGACGCACTCCTCGGTCGGGGGGGGAAGATGGGAGGCTTTAACATAATCCACCGACTAAAACGGGATCGCATTAAAGATTCCCTTTTTCTCCTTCATAGTTGAATGTTGCAGCATCCGATCTGCTGTTATCTCTTCTCGGTCACTTTTACCTGAGACAACCTCACACAAGGGGCGAGTGCAGAACAAAAAGGTTCTCGCAAAAGATGAAGTCCCACTACAGTAAATTGGAATTTACCTGTCTTATTCATAAATATAATTTCCTAGTTAGATtaagtgattcccaaccagggtGCAATTACAACATTTGATTGTCTGaatgatatttattaattacgattatatCTTCATTttagagggcggccattttgccacttgctgtcgattgaaaatgacatcacagtgtcaAAGTGCTCGTGCTGCATTTGAGAAAGGTGGGAAGTcagatcacatgaccaaacccagaaaacaggtgaaccgtgattggtgcCCTTAAGCACTGTGATATCATTGTAGTCGAcggcaagtagcaaaatggccgcccgtcaagatggataaaaacaaacgcaatattaatcagaatgccgtgtttggACTTGTGGGGGTGCTTAGAACATAATTATTGTAAAGAAGACAGGCCAACATTTCACATTGAGATgcaatcattatttcagtattcatactttttgtgacatttttgtttggtagcagtctgatatttttttccatgcgAAATAGTTGCCTTGGCTCAATGAAGGTTGGGAAGCACTTTTCTGGTTAACTACTTTTTGATTCCATATGAAGCACCGGTGAATGAGAGTACTTGCTTAATTTTGTCAATTGGGAGCTGCTCGTTGCTCCTGACCTCCACAGCGTGCAGCAAATGGGGCCGAACAGGAACCAGAAAGAGAATGAAAATATGCCCGCGGTGGGCACCAGGGTTGCTTCAGACATCTGTTCGGGAAACCTTCCAAGTACATGCTGACGCTGTAACAGCAGATTAGCGCTTTTGGGATGAGCTGACCCCCGTTGTTGCGGATGCACTTTGCTTCCTAACATAGAAGAGAGTAAAGAGGACTCATGCCGACTCGTGTGACATGCTTGGACGAGTTGGTACTTTACAAAGCAACAACACGGGTGTTTTTCCTTCTCCTATTATTAATATCTGCATTATTTTCTAGACAATTTGCTTAACAGTGAATCATGAACTATAAACACCTTGTCAAACACTTTAAATTTCTCTTACGTAGCTATCAAGAGTAAGACGTCAAAATTAAATAGACTAAGTACTTGTATACCTTAAGACACATGGCCCTGAATTGGACCAGAAGAATAGAAAACCGATGGTTTATGACCACCTTAGTTTATAAATCAACTCATCCATCTCCGGTACTGctcatcctgttcagggtcacagcTGGCGTCTATCCCACAGAGTGAAAGATGGACCGGTCGCATCACCACACTGGGACTGCTGAGATACTAGCTAGCATCATTTCTTGAGtgagttgaaaaaaatacagaaaaatgagTCGACGCTGTGGTAAGTCGCTACCACCAACTTACATGCTAAGAGCtacggctaaaaaaaaaaaaggcataggCTATATCTGCTGTGCGGCGCCAAAAACAACAGCCTTTGTCTTACAAATGTTCATGGAGAGTAGACTACATTGTGCAGTGACGGACAAAGGATTTAGACTGTTATTGGAACAGACCATGTTTCTGACAATTATACAACCTGTCGGCAGCGACTAATCATTCCTCGTTTGTCTTCTCCACTGCACTGCTAACGGCCAACCAGAATAAGGAAACGGACTTGAAATGGTCTAAGATTCACAGGGGATCAAATAGAGCATTTACACCAAGTTCAGTCCAGGTTACTGGTCTAGGCAGGAAGATTATAGTTGTATTAGCTCtggaattagcattagcatcatgtCATCACAGTGTTTTATTCTCACAACTGCGGGGTCAAACCTGCTCTTGGTACATGAAAGCGGGCAACCTGTAAAACTACACTACACTTCACATATTTGTTTATGCTTAtgacattttataattttggGGGAATAGAACCTTCTAGACTACACTTGAGAAGTTCAGACGATCTCCGGTGAGCTTTAAGGCCGTGACCAGGAACACGTACCAATTCATGACCCATTATCGTCATTGTAGTTGACATTCTGTGGTTTTTATGCCCGACGCCGTTCCTGAGATAACCCTTCGACTTATTCAGGATTGGGACTGGGATCTCAAGTGGCCCCAGTAGGTGTCTTGATGCTAGGTGAACTTCATGCTAGTACTGGGGAGCTCCAGATGTTGGGTGTCAGGGGACCGGCCAGAAACCAAACCCGTATGGACTACAAGTATCACTCCATCCAGGATGGGGATCACCACTAGGTGCCAAGATCCTGGCTGGGAACTAAAGCTGTTCTGGGTCCCTGGAAGTGGGCAGAACGTACCACTACTACCAATGTGAACCTACTCCCTAGACTAAATGGTACAGGAAAAAACGCTTGACGGTTGACACCCACCTGCCAGACAGCAGAAACGAGAGCTTCTCGATGGGCGTCTTGCCCTCCACTGCGTACGTCTCGCCCACCTTCATTTCCAATACCTTGTTGTCAAAGGCGCCCGCAATCTCCTTGAAGACCTGGATGGGAACCCCCAACGGGAGGTAGACGTCCTGGTAGAGGGCGGCTAACTCCTCGCTGGGCAGGCCCTCCTGGCGCAGGCGGTACAGCAGGTGGCAGATCTGGACCAGGCAGGCCAGAAGTAGCAAGAGGTTCCAGGTGACCACGTCAGGGCCGCATACCGTCATCCAACCCCACAGGGTCAGGCAGAGGAAGGAAGGTGCCAGTAGACCGAAGATGAAGAGGCACCCGTAGGCCCCGCTGCCACCCATGTAGCCCAGGAACAGGATCGTGTTGCCCAGGTGGTAAAGAGCCCCCTCGGTGTTGTTGCTCCAGCCATCGCATACAGGGGCGGCAAACAGGTTCTCTAAGAGGCTGGTGTTCTCCAAAGTCATGTCAGGAAAGGTCGGGAAAGTCAACAATCCAAGTTTGTTCCCTCAGGAAGTTCTTCAGGCTCTATCACAGTTCTAGCACAAGGTCCTGCTATCATTATGTGTCTCCTTTTCCATCTCTGGTGAGGACTCGTTCAGCTCAGCCGCCAGCCAGCACTGTGGAGACAACAGCTGGAGGAGGGCGGATAAGCCGGGAGGAGGAGTAGTAGTGGTGGGAGTGGGGGGTCGTCGATATGGAGTCCCCACAAGGATCACCATGTTTGGAATTGAAACCCAAGGAGGACACGAGTGGCCGACAGAAAACAGGCCCGCTACTTAACATAACAGCCAGAGAGGGGCAGGCAGGAAGTGGGAAGGACTTTGTCGCACTGTGAACTCTCCAGAGGTTCTGTCGGGCCCAAAAAGTTCTTGTGTTGTTCACGTGTCCGTTCTGTCTTGAACAGGGCCAAGCGAGTGGTTTAGGACGCGTCAAAAAAAGATGGACGACACTTTGCAGGTCGGATTTCGGGTAAAAATATCCTCCTGCTGCTTGGCATACTTATGCTGTCCATCTCAATTGACAAAAGCAAGAGCAGTGAGTGAGGAgtgcagacctccgccaaggcctgTGAAGTCATCCATTGTTGAAATGgaattatgtataaaaaaaaatatttaaagatcCAAAATGCAACAATCTGATGTGATAGATTAGTGTTTAAGTAAGATCATGATCAACTGGCCTGCTACATTTACACCTGTTGAatctgacttttattttgaaattgttttccaACTAACTAGaaaaaggtttgtttgttttttttaattacaattattattttttaattagaaatatTCAAACCATCGCTGTTTTCCATGGAAAACAATTTTTGGtggtttataatttttttaaatttttaattcaattataaTGTCCATTAATTATGTATGGATTAGTGTGCTGGCCCTGTCCCCATTCCCCATAAATACTGttacaaaataatcaaaatttcaaaaatccattttgcctcttctttgcttattgcaaaataacaaaatgttggTCTaagatttttaaatatatatatttttagctatttaaaaacatatagcCTTGTATTACATCTTTGGAAGAATAGCcaccataataataaaaaaaaaaaggtaattaatTCCATATGTTCTCAAATAAGTGTCACTAGTCACTAAATATGGCATcaaaaatgttagtttttttttaatttatgaggAGCTTTAAATTAAGCAGTACATTAAATTAATTCCTCCTTTGCATCTTTATTAGTACTCGGGTTGCCTCTGTAAAGGACAAAATGGTGATAGGCCCACTACAGAGAAGTATGCTGATATGTCAAGTATTGACctgaagttatttttaaaagccTGAGTGCATACCAGGGACACCAGCCATTCAGGGAAGGGGGAAGAAATGGGCACCGAGGTTAGGAAGATGCCATGTCATAAATAATACACCTTCCATtcttaacacacaaaaaaatggagcaTGGAGATGATTGCATAGAACTTTTATTCAAATTCCAACTGCAGTGATCatcacacatacaaaaataaataaaagtagacATTTTGTTCCAAATCTTCCGGGGTTGTCGCTGTCCATTTTGCTGAGGGACGAACggataaaaaaagttaaagaagcgaaaaaaagtgtgtgtgcatgtcatgATAAGTCGCTAGTGGGAACGTTTATGTAGTCAAGTTCGACAAGCTAAATTTAGCATTTCACGCGGCCACTTGACTCTGAACATATCACTGACACCATTTCGTGATGTTCTAAATATCCACGCTGTACACTGAGCACCTCCTATGTCAACTAAATACCCatttcaattttaagatttgtgttgcaaaacaaaaaacaggtttTTATTATGTCACGTTTTTCTGAAATATTCCTATCCCCTAAAGTTTGAAACTCTGAATCCCTGATATCAACTACTTTCATTGGGATTTCTCTGTTCACACCTGGGATTGATTGC
It encodes the following:
- the popdc2 gene encoding popeye domain-containing 2 isoform X2 translates to MTLENTSLLENLFAAPVCDGWSNNTEGALYHLGNTILFLGYMGGSGAYGCLFIFGLLAPSFLCLTLWGWMTVCGPDVVTWNLLLLLACLVQICHLLYRLRQEGLPSEELAALYQDVYLPLGVPIQVFKEIAGAFDNKVLEMKVGETYAVEGKTPIEKLSFLLSGRINVSLEGQFLHYIHQHQFLDSPEWESLRPNEDGQFQVTLTVEEDCRFVSWRRRRLFSLMSKERYVCRLFAVMLGYDIAEKLYNLNNKLYIKSGVLLDIRLPSLYHVLAPSSQSSEGDPPERADGPSRRESDPDRGRRDETPVGRPWPSDPELPSGGDMGGGAGRFQRSRAPLAPTDTPKL
- the popdc2 gene encoding popeye domain-containing 2 isoform X1; the protein is MTLENTSLLENLFAAPVCDGWSNNTEGALYHLGNTILFLGYMGGSGAYGCLFIFGLLAPSFLCLTLWGWMTVCGPDVVTWNLLLLLACLVQICHLLYRLRQEGLPSEELAALYQDVYLPLGVPIQVFKEIAGAFDNKVLEMKVGETYAVEGKTPIEKLSFLLSGRINVSLEGQFLHYIHQHQFLDSPEWESLRPNEDGQFQVTLTVEEDCRFVSWRRRRLFSLMSKERYVCRLFAVMLGYDIAEKLYNLNNKLYIKSGVLLDIRLPSLYHVLAPSSQSSEGDPPERADGPSRRESDPDRGRRDETPVGRPWPSDPELPSGEDSTSLVLEDFTDVAGSLTDYGSERDYLR